A region from the Bacteroidales bacterium genome encodes:
- a CDS encoding cation:proton antiporter — MHGWFHITFPLSDPVQIFLLTLLIVLVTPLLFRKIKIPGIIGLILAGMLVGPHGLNLLANDVNFKVFGSVGLIYLLFLMGLELDFTGFKKHLLQTATFGLFTFAIPFATGFYIFHHILDYNLLSSLLIASSFSTHTLLSYPIVRRLGINKNTAVTITIGATIITDTAVLMVLSYLSNLVGQKSGLGIYGVSIALVLLIVLTLWGIPRLGRWFFKANKGDSQNQFVFVLTIAFLSSFASQLFGIEPIIGAFLSGLALNRIIPASSQLMNRLAFFGHALFIPFFLLSIGMIIDPVKIFGSFASFQMGLILLSIGILTKFLAAWACQIVFRMTSLQRNLMFGLSSSHAAAILAVLLVGYRLELINEEVLNGTLIFILGSCLVSSFVTEKYGKKLALTEPIAETPVRSIPERILVPVSNPETIPSLTELACLMKDPASNDPVFFLAVGTDEDISSGRIQRNFQTVYHTVVNLGLEREMVHPVTLVDVNISQAILRSVNELMISKIIMGWSGSTGTDFLFGKLRDNVLSGTERMVVITRLIRYLSLKGRMIIVFPPFAEFESGFEEALGTLYHLALNIHRPMIFSGATNAILKTESFLKEARPAIEYHTFPISGYPDYEQIHNMLMPNDLLILLNARPGSISYHSALENLYKKFFKDAQPYDVAVIYPAQQEIDPAVFISQLETIGNGMVPQINRFSKILKKIINFIAEKVARRT; from the coding sequence ATGCATGGGTGGTTTCATATTACTTTCCCTTTGTCAGACCCGGTGCAGATCTTTCTGCTCACCCTGCTGATAGTTCTGGTCACACCTTTACTATTCAGAAAAATCAAGATACCCGGTATCATTGGACTGATACTGGCCGGCATGTTGGTTGGTCCTCACGGTCTGAATCTTCTCGCCAATGATGTTAATTTCAAAGTTTTTGGGTCGGTCGGGCTTATATACCTCTTGTTTCTGATGGGCCTGGAACTGGACTTCACTGGATTTAAAAAACACCTTCTTCAGACCGCCACGTTTGGTTTGTTCACTTTTGCCATTCCTTTTGCTACTGGTTTTTACATATTTCACCATATTCTTGATTATAACCTTCTGAGTTCACTTCTGATTGCTTCCAGTTTTTCTACACATACCCTGCTGTCATATCCTATTGTCCGAAGGCTCGGAATAAATAAGAACACAGCAGTAACCATCACCATTGGCGCAACTATCATAACTGATACTGCCGTTCTGATGGTTCTGTCCTATCTGTCGAATCTGGTGGGCCAAAAGAGCGGTCTGGGAATTTACGGAGTCAGTATTGCCCTGGTTCTTCTTATCGTTCTTACACTCTGGGGCATTCCCCGTTTAGGCCGCTGGTTTTTCAAAGCAAATAAAGGAGACAGTCAGAACCAGTTCGTGTTTGTTTTAACCATTGCCTTTTTATCGTCATTTGCAAGCCAGCTTTTTGGCATAGAGCCTATAATCGGGGCCTTTCTGAGCGGGCTGGCTCTGAACAGGATCATACCTGCTTCATCGCAGTTAATGAACAGGCTGGCATTCTTTGGACATGCCTTGTTCATACCGTTTTTTCTTCTGAGCATAGGTATGATCATTGATCCTGTAAAAATTTTCGGATCATTCGCTTCCTTTCAGATGGGATTGATTCTGCTTTCGATTGGGATTTTAACGAAATTTCTGGCTGCCTGGGCTTGTCAGATAGTGTTCAGGATGACAAGCCTTCAGCGAAACCTGATGTTTGGCCTGAGTTCATCTCATGCCGCCGCCATTCTGGCCGTTCTTCTGGTTGGCTACCGCCTGGAATTGATCAACGAAGAAGTTCTTAACGGCACCCTCATTTTCATACTTGGAAGTTGTCTGGTCAGTTCATTTGTTACAGAAAAGTACGGAAAGAAATTGGCTCTGACGGAACCTATAGCAGAAACTCCGGTACGATCAATACCTGAAAGAATCCTGGTTCCTGTATCAAACCCCGAAACAATCCCTTCGCTCACAGAACTTGCCTGTTTAATGAAAGATCCTGCCAGTAACGATCCGGTTTTTTTTCTGGCTGTCGGAACCGACGAAGATATTTCGTCAGGTCGCATCCAGCGGAATTTTCAGACGGTATACCATACAGTTGTGAACTTAGGCTTAGAACGGGAAATGGTACATCCCGTCACGCTGGTGGATGTCAACATTTCCCAGGCCATTCTGCGTAGCGTAAATGAATTAATGATATCGAAAATCATCATGGGATGGAGCGGCAGTACCGGTACTGATTTTTTGTTTGGAAAACTGCGGGACAATGTTCTTTCAGGAACAGAACGAATGGTTGTTATTACCCGTCTTATCCGGTACCTTTCTCTGAAAGGGAGAATGATCATTGTTTTTCCTCCTTTTGCTGAATTTGAAAGCGGGTTTGAGGAAGCGCTTGGCACTCTATACCATTTGGCCCTGAACATTCACAGGCCAATGATTTTTTCCGGAGCCACCAACGCAATTTTGAAGACCGAAAGCTTTTTAAAAGAAGCCAGACCGGCAATCGAATACCACACTTTTCCAATTTCGGGATATCCAGACTACGAGCAGATACATAATATGCTGATGCCGAATGACCTGCTCATTCTGCTCAATGCCCGTCCGGGAAGTATTTCATACCATTCAGCCCTGGAAAACCTGTACAAAAAGTTTTTCAAAGATGCACAGCCGTATGATGTAGCTGTGATCTATCCTGCCCAGCAGGAAATAGATCCGGCTGTTTTCATCAGCCAGCTTGAAACAATCGGAAACGGAATGGTTCCTCAAATTAACCGGTTCAGTAAAATCCTGAAGAAAATCATTAATTTTATTGCGGAAAAAGTTGCAAGACGAACATAA
- a CDS encoding TerC/Alx family metal homeostasis membrane protein — METDYAIWYFISFTVVILALLLLDLTVIGRKSHVISFRESLRWTAVWVSLALAFYFFLLFHAEKLHGIQSMEHLLAVARQYAPSLKLPENDFAAALTAYRKNLALEYITGYLIEYSLSIDNIFVIMMILSSFSVREKYYKKVLFWGILGAIFLRAVFIFVGSALIQHFEWILYLFGAFLVYSGIKVFLERNREEKTEPQNHWLVRWFSSHFRVIKRYVQGNFFVRKETKLYITPLFVVLILIEFTDLIFAFDSIPAVFAVTRDPFIVFFSNIFAIIGLRSLFFLLSRIVSMFHYLKVGIAVLLCFVGFKLLFHTWLEHIGFRTEYSLLFIVTVLLLSVLFSVLFPESEKAKH, encoded by the coding sequence ATGGAGACTGATTACGCCATTTGGTATTTCATTTCTTTTACGGTAGTCATTTTGGCCCTGCTCCTCCTGGATCTTACTGTAATTGGCAGAAAGAGCCATGTGATTTCCTTCAGGGAATCGCTTCGCTGGACAGCTGTTTGGGTATCACTGGCCCTGGCTTTTTACTTCTTTCTGCTGTTTCATGCCGAGAAACTTCATGGCATCCAGTCCATGGAACACCTCCTTGCCGTTGCTCGTCAGTATGCCCCTTCTTTAAAACTGCCTGAAAACGATTTCGCGGCAGCACTGACAGCCTACAGAAAAAATCTTGCCCTGGAATACATAACCGGTTATCTGATCGAATATTCCCTGTCGATCGACAACATTTTTGTCATCATGATGATTCTGTCTTCCTTTTCTGTAAGGGAAAAGTACTATAAAAAGGTTCTTTTCTGGGGAATTCTCGGGGCGATTTTCTTACGGGCTGTTTTTATTTTCGTCGGTTCGGCTCTGATTCAGCATTTTGAATGGATTCTTTATCTTTTCGGCGCCTTTCTGGTCTATTCAGGAATCAAAGTTTTTTTGGAACGCAACAGGGAGGAGAAGACTGAACCCCAGAATCACTGGCTTGTTCGATGGTTCTCCTCTCACTTCCGGGTGATTAAACGGTATGTTCAGGGGAATTTCTTCGTCCGGAAAGAAACCAAACTTTATATCACCCCGTTGTTCGTCGTTTTGATTCTGATTGAATTCACCGACCTGATCTTTGCCTTTGATTCCATTCCGGCTGTTTTTGCTGTTACCCGTGATCCGTTTATCGTCTTTTTTTCCAATATCTTTGCCATTATCGGACTTCGCTCCCTGTTTTTCCTGCTTTCGCGCATTGTCAGTATGTTCCACTATCTGAAGGTCGGGATTGCTGTTCTCCTTTGCTTTGTGGGATTTAAGCTGTTGTTCCACACCTGGCTGGAACATATCGGTTTCCGTACGGAATATTCCCTGCTGTTCATTGTTACTGTCCTCCTGCTGAGTGTCCTGTTTTCTGTCCTTTTCCCTGAGTCAGAAAAAGCGAAACATTAA